The following proteins are encoded in a genomic region of Cellulomonas sp. ES6:
- the treZ gene encoding malto-oligosyltrehalose trehalohydrolase, producing MSATTPAPSPRPAGAVWAPHAGSVALHLPAADDGGAETVPLTRGADGWWTPDRDLPHGTDYAFVLDGGDPRPDPRSPWQPHGVHGPSRVFDATRHDWSDAGWAGLDVRGAVLYELHVGTFTPEGTLDAAAARLEHLAGLGVQVVELLPVAPFNGVHGWGYDGVGLYGVHEPYGGPAALQRFVDAAHAAGVAVCLDVVHNHLGPSGNYLGEFGPYFTEAHHTPWGAAVNLDGDDAGEVRRWILDSALRWLRDFHVDALRLDAVHALVDESPRHVLADLSDEVAALAAEVGRPLSLIAEVDLNDPVSVTPTADGGWGMTAQWADDVHHALHALLTGERHGYYVDFGSPATLRKALRDVFVHDGTYSTFRERDWGRPVPPDVDGHRFVVFGQDHDQVGNRALGDRPSAALDDGALAAEAALVLLSPFTPMLFMGEEWGARTPWLYMTDHPEPELAQAVREGRAREFGGHGWAAMYGRDEETFRVPDPQDPAGVEASRLDWDEPALPGHARMLDWYRRLVELRREVPDLGSGDRAATDLTWAPEGADAPGGADGPWGDWLVLHRGGARVVVNLAGTERVVPLGTDRADLRVLATWATARLLSPAPDGTAQVVVGPRSVAVLA from the coding sequence GTGAGCGCGACCACCCCGGCACCCTCCCCGCGGCCCGCTGGCGCCGTCTGGGCGCCGCACGCCGGCAGCGTGGCGCTGCACCTGCCCGCCGCGGACGACGGCGGCGCGGAGACCGTGCCCCTCACCCGCGGCGCGGACGGCTGGTGGACCCCCGACCGGGACCTGCCGCACGGCACCGACTACGCCTTCGTGCTCGACGGCGGGGACCCGCGCCCCGACCCCCGCAGCCCCTGGCAGCCGCACGGCGTCCACGGGCCCAGCCGGGTGTTCGACGCGACGCGCCACGACTGGTCCGACGCCGGCTGGGCCGGGCTCGACGTGCGCGGCGCCGTGCTCTACGAGCTGCACGTGGGGACCTTCACGCCGGAGGGCACGCTCGACGCGGCCGCCGCCCGGCTGGAGCACCTGGCGGGGCTCGGCGTGCAGGTCGTCGAGCTGCTGCCGGTCGCGCCGTTCAACGGCGTGCACGGCTGGGGCTACGACGGCGTCGGGCTGTACGGGGTGCACGAGCCCTACGGCGGGCCCGCCGCGCTGCAGCGCTTCGTCGACGCCGCGCACGCCGCGGGCGTGGCTGTCTGCCTCGACGTCGTCCACAACCACCTGGGGCCGTCCGGCAACTACCTCGGCGAGTTCGGCCCGTACTTCACCGAGGCGCACCACACGCCCTGGGGCGCCGCCGTGAACCTCGACGGGGACGACGCCGGCGAGGTGCGCCGCTGGATCCTCGACAGCGCGCTGCGGTGGCTGCGGGACTTCCACGTGGACGCCCTGCGGCTCGACGCCGTGCACGCCCTCGTCGACGAGTCCCCGCGGCACGTGCTCGCGGACCTGTCCGACGAGGTCGCCGCGCTGGCCGCGGAGGTGGGCCGGCCGCTGTCGCTGATCGCCGAGGTCGACCTCAACGACCCCGTGTCCGTGACGCCCACGGCGGACGGCGGCTGGGGCATGACCGCGCAGTGGGCCGACGACGTGCACCACGCGCTGCACGCGCTCCTGACCGGCGAGCGTCACGGGTACTACGTCGACTTCGGGTCGCCCGCGACGCTCCGCAAGGCGCTGCGCGACGTGTTCGTCCACGACGGGACGTACTCGACCTTCCGGGAGCGCGACTGGGGGCGCCCGGTGCCGCCGGACGTCGACGGGCACCGGTTCGTCGTGTTCGGGCAGGACCACGACCAGGTCGGCAACCGCGCGCTCGGCGACCGGCCGTCCGCCGCGCTGGACGACGGCGCCCTCGCCGCCGAGGCCGCGCTCGTGCTGCTGTCCCCGTTCACGCCGATGCTGTTCATGGGCGAGGAGTGGGGCGCGCGCACGCCCTGGCTCTACATGACCGACCACCCGGAGCCCGAGCTCGCCCAGGCCGTCCGCGAGGGCCGCGCCCGGGAGTTCGGCGGCCACGGCTGGGCCGCGATGTACGGCCGGGACGAGGAGACGTTCCGCGTGCCCGACCCGCAGGACCCCGCGGGCGTCGAGGCCAGCCGCCTCGACTGGGACGAGCCGGCGCTGCCCGGCCACGCGCGGATGCTCGACTGGTACCGGCGGCTGGTGGAGCTGCGGCGGGAGGTCCCGGACCTGGGGTCGGGCGACCGCGCCGCGACGGACCTCACGTGGGCGCCGGAGGGCGCGGACGCACCCGGTGGCGCCGACGGCCCCTGGGGCGACTGGCTCGTCCTGCACCGCGGGGGCGCCCGGGTGGTGGTGAACCTCGCGGGCACTGAGCGCGTCGTCCCCCTGGGCACCGACCGCGCGGACCTGCGCGTCCTCGCGACATGGGCGACGGCCCGGCTGCTGTCCCCCGCCCCGGACGGCACCGCCCAGGTCGTCGTGGGCCCGCGCTCGGTGGCCGTCCTGGCCTGA
- the treY gene encoding malto-oligosyltrehalose synthase: protein MTVDRGPEARTPSRRLPAPDRPVPTSTYRVQLGADLTFDDVAARVPYLADLGVTHVYLSPVLTAAPGSTHGYDVVDHDTVSPVLGGEDGLRRLADAAHAAGLGLVLDIVPNHMAVPTPAWHNRALWSVLAEGPASPYASWFDVDWSAGEGDVLMPVLGDRIGAVLASGELRLEHEVVPGHGEEPQPVLRYYDHVFPVRPGTEALPLAELLERQHYRLAYWRVADEELNYRRFFDVGTLAAVRVEDPDVFDATHALVLRLLDEGVVDGLRIDHPDGLADPGGYLDRLRERSGGAWVVVEKILQGEEELPADWSTAGTTGYEALWRIQQTFVDPGGGARLGALLHRLSGDTSDALPEIVDTAKRQIVDRALYAEVYRLTELAAEVCRDDLRLRDHTWRSLHDCLVELLVAMDRYRAYVVPGRTPHPADVEVLEHAARTARDRLSPERAATMDVLVDLLLGREVGSAGRTRDPRRDELVVRFQQTCGAVMAKGVEDTAFYRWTHLVSLTEVGGEPDRFALSPTELLAWAARAQQQTPLGMTTLSTHDTKRSEDVRARLGVLSELPVEWADLVGRLRAASAPYRSSLLDGRTENLLWQTLAGTWTADGPLAGDRLAEYLTKAVREAKDRTSWTAPDEAYERAVLDAASQALADDRVAGLFAEWEHRTRTAVRAATLGQKLVQLTLPGVADVYQGTEVPAVALVDPDNRRPVDAEALAARLARLDEGAGARDLADEKLLVTSRALRLRRDVPEAFVGPGAGLVPLAHSSGHVLTYARTADGEPRVAVLATRLAATVDRLGGWDDHTVALPEGEWHDVLADRSVPGGVQQLAGLLDRMPVALLVRRTDA from the coding sequence GTGACCGTCGACCGCGGCCCCGAGGCCCGCACCCCGTCGCGCCGGCTGCCGGCACCGGACCGGCCCGTCCCGACGTCGACGTACCGCGTCCAGCTGGGGGCCGACCTCACGTTCGACGACGTCGCGGCCCGCGTGCCGTACCTCGCCGACCTCGGGGTGACGCACGTGTACCTGTCGCCGGTGCTGACCGCCGCACCCGGCTCCACCCACGGCTACGACGTCGTCGACCACGACACCGTCTCCCCCGTCCTCGGCGGTGAGGACGGGCTGCGCCGCCTCGCGGACGCGGCCCACGCCGCGGGCCTGGGGCTCGTGCTCGACATCGTCCCGAACCACATGGCCGTCCCCACCCCGGCGTGGCACAACCGCGCGCTGTGGTCGGTGCTCGCCGAGGGACCCGCGTCGCCGTACGCGTCCTGGTTCGACGTGGACTGGTCCGCGGGCGAGGGCGACGTGCTCATGCCCGTGCTCGGCGACCGGATCGGCGCCGTGCTGGCGTCCGGCGAGCTGCGGCTCGAGCACGAGGTCGTCCCGGGGCACGGCGAGGAGCCGCAGCCGGTGCTGCGCTACTACGACCACGTGTTCCCGGTCCGCCCGGGCACCGAGGCGCTGCCGCTGGCCGAGCTGCTCGAGCGGCAGCACTACCGGCTCGCGTACTGGCGGGTGGCCGACGAGGAGCTGAACTACCGCCGGTTCTTCGACGTCGGCACGCTCGCGGCCGTCCGCGTCGAGGACCCCGACGTGTTCGACGCCACGCACGCCCTGGTGCTGCGCCTGCTCGACGAGGGCGTCGTCGACGGGCTGCGGATCGACCACCCGGACGGCCTCGCGGACCCCGGCGGCTACCTGGACCGGCTGCGGGAGCGGTCCGGCGGCGCGTGGGTCGTCGTCGAGAAGATCCTGCAGGGCGAGGAGGAGCTGCCCGCGGACTGGTCGACGGCCGGCACCACCGGCTACGAGGCGCTGTGGCGCATCCAGCAGACGTTCGTCGACCCGGGCGGCGGCGCGCGCCTGGGCGCCCTGCTGCACCGGCTCTCCGGCGACACGTCCGACGCGCTGCCCGAGATCGTCGACACCGCCAAGCGGCAGATCGTCGACCGGGCCCTGTACGCCGAGGTGTACCGCCTGACCGAGCTCGCGGCGGAGGTCTGCCGCGACGACCTGCGGCTGCGGGACCACACCTGGCGGTCCCTGCACGACTGCCTGGTGGAGCTGCTGGTCGCGATGGACCGGTACCGGGCCTACGTGGTGCCGGGCCGGACGCCGCACCCGGCGGACGTCGAGGTGCTCGAGCACGCCGCGCGCACCGCCCGCGACCGGCTCTCCCCCGAGCGCGCCGCGACCATGGACGTGCTCGTGGACCTGCTGCTCGGGCGCGAGGTCGGCAGCGCCGGCCGGACGCGCGACCCGCGCCGGGACGAGCTGGTCGTGCGGTTCCAGCAGACCTGCGGCGCCGTCATGGCCAAGGGCGTCGAGGACACCGCGTTCTACCGCTGGACGCACCTGGTCTCGCTCACGGAGGTCGGGGGCGAGCCGGACCGGTTCGCCCTGTCGCCCACCGAGCTGCTCGCGTGGGCCGCCCGCGCCCAGCAGCAGACGCCGCTGGGGATGACGACCCTGTCGACGCACGACACCAAGCGCAGCGAGGACGTGCGCGCCCGCCTGGGGGTGCTGTCCGAGCTGCCGGTCGAGTGGGCGGACCTGGTGGGACGGCTGCGCGCCGCGTCCGCGCCGTACCGGTCGTCCCTGCTGGACGGCCGCACGGAGAACCTGCTCTGGCAGACGCTCGCCGGCACGTGGACCGCGGACGGGCCCCTCGCCGGCGACCGGCTGGCGGAGTACCTCACGAAGGCGGTGCGGGAGGCGAAGGACCGCACCTCCTGGACCGCGCCCGACGAGGCGTACGAGCGGGCCGTGCTGGACGCCGCGTCGCAGGCGCTGGCCGACGACCGCGTCGCCGGGCTGTTCGCCGAGTGGGAGCACCGCACCCGGACCGCCGTCCGCGCGGCGACGCTCGGGCAGAAGCTCGTGCAGCTCACGCTGCCCGGTGTCGCCGACGTGTACCAGGGCACCGAGGTCCCCGCGGTGGCCCTCGTCGACCCGGACAACCGGCGGCCCGTCGACGCCGAGGCGCTCGCCGCGCGGCTCGCCCGGCTGGACGAGGGTGCCGGCGCGCGCGACCTCGCGGACGAGAAGCTGCTGGTGACCTCGCGCGCGCTGCGGCTGCGCCGGGACGTGCCGGAGGCCTTCGTGGGGCCGGGCGCGGGCCTCGTGCCGCTCGCCCACTCGTCCGGCCACGTGCTGACCTACGCGCGCACCGCCGACGGGGAGCCGCGGGTCGCGGTGCTCGCGACGCGCCTGGCCGCGACGGTCGACCGGCTCGGCGGCTGGGACGACCACACCGTGGCGCTGCCCGAGGGCGAGTGGCACGACGTGCTCGCCGACCGCAGCGTGCCCGGCGGGGTGCAGCAGCTCGCCGGCCTGCTCGACCGGATGCCGGTCGCCCTGCTCGTGAGGAGGACGGACGCGTGA
- the glgX gene encoding glycogen debranching protein GlgX: MRIWPGRPYPLGATYDGSGTNFALFSGVAERVELCLFDDSGNETRVDLPEVDAFVWHGYVPALQPGQRYGYRVHGPYDPAQGHRCDPSKLLLDPYAKAIDGQITGDPSLYSYTFGAEDERNTDDSAGHTMTSVVVNPYFDWGHDRPPQHEYHDSVIYEAHVKGLTRLHPAVPEEMRGTYSALAHPAVIEHLTSLGVTAVELMPVHQFVNDPALQERGLSNYWGYNTIGFFAPHNGYAAFGSTGQQVQEFKAMVKELHAADIEVILDVVYNHTAEGNHLGPTLSFRGIDNASYYRLVDEDKAHYFDTTGTGNSLLMRSPHVLQLIMDSLRYWVQDMHVDGFRFDLAATLARQFHEVDRLSAFFDIVQQDPIISQVKLIAEPWDLGDGGYQVGGFPPLWSEWNGQYRDTVRDFWRGEPSTLAEFASRLSGSADLYEHSGRRPIASVNFVTAHDGFTLADLVSYNEKHNDANGEGNRDGESHNRSWNCGVEGPTDDPEVLDLRGRQQRNFLTTLLLSQGVPMIAHGDELGRTQQGNNNVYCQDDELSWVDWDLDERRTTLLEFARRVVHLRRDHPVFRRRRFFAGAPERGGESDLRDIAWFTPAGEHMSDAQWQEALARSVMVFLNGDAIAEPDLRGEEIVDDSFLVLFNAQPEPTTFTLPGADYGETWTVALDTDHQLTPGDELAAGVDVRLEHRSTVVLVRPPVQAVDPVTQAPATTTLPAGAQPPTPQEDGPPATRTGGGA, from the coding sequence ATGAGGATCTGGCCCGGACGCCCCTACCCGCTGGGCGCCACGTACGACGGCAGCGGCACCAACTTCGCGCTGTTCTCGGGCGTCGCCGAGCGGGTGGAGCTGTGCCTGTTCGACGACTCCGGCAACGAGACCCGGGTGGACCTGCCCGAGGTCGACGCGTTCGTCTGGCACGGCTACGTCCCGGCGCTCCAGCCCGGGCAGCGCTACGGCTACCGCGTGCACGGGCCCTACGACCCCGCGCAGGGCCACCGCTGCGACCCGTCCAAGCTGCTGCTCGACCCGTACGCGAAGGCCATCGACGGGCAGATCACCGGCGACCCGTCGCTGTACTCGTACACGTTCGGCGCCGAGGACGAGCGGAACACCGACGACTCCGCCGGACACACCATGACGTCCGTGGTCGTGAACCCCTACTTCGACTGGGGCCACGACCGCCCGCCGCAGCACGAGTACCACGACTCGGTCATCTACGAGGCGCACGTCAAGGGCCTGACCCGGCTGCACCCCGCGGTGCCGGAGGAGATGCGCGGCACGTACTCCGCCCTCGCGCACCCGGCCGTCATCGAGCACCTGACGTCGCTGGGCGTCACCGCGGTCGAGCTCATGCCGGTGCACCAGTTCGTCAACGACCCGGCGCTGCAGGAGCGCGGGCTGTCGAACTACTGGGGCTACAACACGATCGGGTTCTTCGCGCCGCACAACGGGTACGCCGCGTTCGGCAGCACCGGGCAGCAGGTGCAGGAGTTCAAGGCGATGGTCAAGGAGCTCCACGCCGCCGACATCGAGGTCATCCTCGACGTCGTCTACAACCACACCGCCGAGGGCAACCACCTGGGCCCCACCCTGTCGTTCCGCGGGATCGACAACGCGTCGTACTACCGGCTGGTGGACGAGGACAAGGCGCACTACTTCGACACGACGGGCACCGGCAACTCGCTGCTCATGCGCTCGCCGCACGTGCTGCAGCTGATCATGGACTCGCTGCGCTACTGGGTGCAGGACATGCACGTCGACGGGTTCCGGTTCGACCTCGCGGCGACGCTGGCCCGGCAGTTCCACGAGGTCGACCGGCTGAGCGCGTTCTTCGACATCGTGCAGCAGGACCCGATCATCTCCCAGGTCAAGCTCATCGCGGAGCCGTGGGACCTCGGGGACGGCGGCTACCAGGTCGGCGGGTTCCCCCCGCTGTGGTCGGAGTGGAACGGGCAGTACCGCGACACCGTGCGGGACTTCTGGCGCGGGGAGCCGTCGACGCTGGCCGAGTTCGCCAGCCGGCTGTCCGGCTCCGCGGACCTGTACGAGCACTCCGGCCGCCGGCCGATCGCGAGCGTCAACTTCGTCACCGCGCACGACGGCTTCACGCTCGCCGACCTCGTGTCGTACAACGAGAAGCACAACGACGCCAACGGCGAGGGCAACCGCGACGGCGAGAGCCACAACCGGTCCTGGAACTGCGGCGTCGAGGGCCCCACGGACGACCCCGAGGTGCTCGACCTGCGGGGCCGGCAGCAGCGCAACTTCCTCACCACCCTGCTGCTGTCCCAGGGCGTGCCGATGATCGCGCACGGCGACGAGCTGGGCCGCACCCAGCAGGGCAACAACAACGTGTACTGCCAGGACGACGAGCTGTCGTGGGTGGACTGGGACCTCGACGAGCGCCGCACGACGCTGCTGGAGTTCGCCCGCCGCGTCGTGCACCTGCGCCGCGACCACCCCGTGTTCCGCCGGCGCCGGTTCTTCGCCGGGGCGCCCGAGCGCGGCGGGGAGTCGGACCTGCGGGACATCGCGTGGTTCACGCCCGCCGGGGAGCACATGTCCGACGCGCAGTGGCAGGAGGCCCTCGCGCGGTCGGTGATGGTGTTCCTCAACGGCGACGCCATCGCGGAGCCGGACCTGCGCGGCGAGGAGATCGTCGACGACTCGTTCCTGGTCCTGTTCAACGCCCAGCCCGAGCCGACGACGTTCACCCTCCCGGGCGCCGACTACGGCGAGACGTGGACCGTGGCGCTCGACACCGACCACCAGCTCACACCCGGCGACGAGCTCGCGGCCGGGGTCGACGTGCGCCTCGAGCACCGCTCCACGGTCGTGCTCGTGCGCCCCCCGGTGCAGGCGGTGGACCCCGTGACGCAGGCGCCGGCGACGACGACGCTCCCGGCCGGCGCGCAACCGCCGACCCCGCAGGAGGACGGCCCGCCGGCGACGCGGACGGGCGGTGGCGCGTGA
- a CDS encoding isochorismatase family protein gives MGRALIVVDVQNDFCEGGALAVAGGADVAHGVTAFLDRAAGSYDVVVATADWHEPLPDSNAGHFAVAADPDYVTTWPEHCVRGTAGAAYHPALRLPEGVLHVRKGQGRQDYSGFEGQVQGEDAGLADVLRARGVDGVDVVGLATDHCVAATALDALAAGLDVRVLTDLTAGVGVRTTIDALTRLAGRGVALTTSAAR, from the coding sequence GTGGGCCGGGCGCTGATCGTGGTGGACGTGCAGAACGACTTCTGCGAGGGCGGGGCCCTGGCGGTCGCCGGCGGTGCGGACGTGGCCCACGGGGTGACGGCGTTCCTCGACCGCGCCGCGGGGTCCTACGACGTCGTGGTCGCCACGGCGGACTGGCACGAGCCGCTGCCCGACTCGAACGCCGGCCACTTCGCCGTCGCCGCGGACCCGGACTACGTGACCACCTGGCCGGAGCACTGCGTCCGCGGGACGGCCGGCGCGGCGTACCACCCCGCCCTGCGCCTGCCCGAGGGGGTGCTGCACGTGCGCAAGGGCCAGGGGCGGCAGGACTACTCGGGCTTCGAGGGCCAGGTGCAGGGCGAGGACGCCGGGCTGGCCGACGTCCTGCGCGCCCGCGGCGTCGACGGGGTCGACGTCGTCGGCCTCGCCACGGACCACTGCGTGGCGGCCACGGCGCTCGACGCCCTCGCGGCGGGCCTCGACGTGCGCGTGCTGACGGACCTGACCGCGGGCGTGGGCGTCCGGACGACCATCGACGCGCTCACCCGGCTCGCCGGGCGGGGTGTCGCGCTGACGACCTCCGCGGCGCGGTAG
- a CDS encoding putative protein N(5)-glutamine methyltransferase, which yields MTPAPTPTELAAVVARLRAAGCVWAEDEAALLCAEAPDRAALEVLVGRRAAGEPLEQVVGWAGFAGLRVAVAPGVFVPRARTQALVRRAVRLLAGTPHPTVVDLCCGTGAVGLAVARAHPGTHLWAADVDPAAVACARTNLDGVGTVVQGDLDAPLPAGLRGRVDVMTANAPYVPTAEIAHMPPEAREHEPLVALDGGADGVDLHRRVAAAAAGWLAPGGHLLIETSTVQAAATSAACEAHGLRARVEHDDDVDGTVVVARLPR from the coding sequence GTGACCCCGGCCCCCACCCCGACCGAGCTCGCGGCCGTCGTCGCGCGGCTCCGGGCGGCTGGGTGCGTCTGGGCCGAGGACGAGGCCGCGCTGCTGTGCGCCGAGGCGCCGGACCGCGCGGCGCTGGAGGTGCTGGTCGGACGGCGGGCGGCGGGCGAGCCCCTCGAGCAGGTGGTGGGCTGGGCGGGGTTCGCCGGTCTGCGGGTCGCCGTCGCGCCGGGGGTTTTCGTGCCGCGCGCCCGCACGCAGGCGCTGGTGCGGCGCGCGGTGCGGCTGCTGGCCGGCACGCCGCACCCGACGGTCGTGGACCTGTGCTGCGGCACGGGGGCGGTCGGGCTCGCCGTCGCCCGGGCGCACCCCGGGACGCACCTCTGGGCGGCGGACGTCGACCCGGCGGCGGTCGCGTGCGCCCGCACGAACCTGGACGGCGTGGGGACCGTGGTGCAGGGCGACCTCGACGCACCCCTGCCGGCCGGCCTGCGCGGGCGGGTGGACGTGATGACGGCGAACGCGCCGTACGTGCCGACCGCCGAGATCGCGCACATGCCGCCGGAGGCGCGCGAGCACGAGCCGCTGGTCGCGCTGGACGGCGGGGCGGACGGCGTGGACCTGCACCGGCGCGTGGCGGCCGCGGCCGCGGGCTGGCTGGCGCCCGGTGGGCACCTGCTGATCGAGACCAGCACGGTCCAGGCCGCCGCGACGTCCGCCGCGTGCGAGGCGCACGGCCTGCGCGCCCGCGTCGAGCACGACGACGACGTGGACGGGACGGTGGTGGTCGCCCGGCTCCCCCGGTGA
- a CDS encoding methyl-accepting chemotaxis protein, which yields MPERVVRLAEEVGRVTGEKLQGIEQVARSTKMLALNALIESARAGDHGAGFAVVAREVSEVADRARALSEELSGELRPRIDELTELGHALVGRVRGQRLADLALNAIEIVDRNLYERSCDVRWWATDAAVVDALATGDPAAAHHAGERLAVILRAYTVYLDLWLADADGRVVASASAGAGSGGAGARAVGTDVSDRPWFRAAMATRDGDDYAALDVAREPGLDALTATYATAVREGGRADGRPLGALGVFFDWERQAQAVVDGVRLAPGERESTRVLLLDRSGLVLAASDRRGVLAERVVLRTGQDATGSYTDEGRTIGFAASPGYETYAGLGWYGALVQG from the coding sequence GTGCCGGAACGGGTCGTGCGGCTGGCCGAGGAGGTCGGGCGCGTCACGGGGGAGAAGCTGCAGGGCATCGAGCAGGTGGCCCGCAGCACCAAGATGCTGGCGCTGAACGCGCTGATCGAGTCCGCGCGGGCGGGGGACCACGGCGCGGGCTTCGCCGTCGTCGCGCGGGAGGTCAGCGAGGTCGCGGACCGCGCACGCGCGCTGTCCGAGGAGCTCTCCGGCGAGCTGCGTCCCCGCATCGACGAGCTCACGGAGCTCGGCCACGCCCTGGTCGGCCGGGTGCGCGGGCAGCGGCTGGCGGACCTCGCGCTCAACGCCATCGAGATCGTGGACCGCAACCTCTACGAGCGGTCGTGCGACGTCCGCTGGTGGGCGACCGACGCCGCCGTGGTCGACGCGCTCGCGACCGGCGACCCGGCGGCGGCGCACCACGCGGGCGAGCGTCTCGCCGTCATCCTGCGCGCGTACACGGTGTACCTGGACCTGTGGCTCGCGGACGCGGACGGCCGGGTCGTGGCGAGCGCGAGCGCGGGCGCGGGCTCCGGTGGTGCGGGCGCGCGGGCGGTCGGGACGGACGTGTCGGACCGGCCGTGGTTCCGCGCGGCCATGGCGACGCGCGACGGCGACGACTACGCCGCGCTCGACGTCGCCCGCGAGCCCGGCCTGGACGCGCTGACCGCCACCTACGCCACCGCCGTGCGCGAGGGCGGACGGGCCGACGGGCGCCCGCTCGGGGCGCTCGGGGTGTTCTTCGACTGGGAGCGCCAGGCGCAGGCCGTGGTCGACGGCGTCCGCCTCGCGCCCGGGGAGCGGGAGTCCACGCGCGTGCTGCTGCTGGACCGCTCGGGGCTGGTGCTCGCCGCGTCGGACCGGCGCGGCGTGCTGGCCGAGCGGGTGGTGCTGCGCACCGGGCAGGACGCGACCGGGTCGTACACCGACGAGGGCCGGACCATCGGGTTCGCGGCGTCCCCGGGGTACGAGACGTACGCCGGCCTGGGGTGGTACGGCGCGCTCGTGCAGGGCTGA
- a CDS encoding response regulator encodes MPQARAAEKAPEVAAKPARRAVVAEDEALIRMDVVETLREAGFDVVGEAGDGEQAVALATELKPDVVVMDVKMPVLDGISAAERIAKAHLAPVVLLTAFSQTELVERARDAGAMAYVVKPFSPADLLPAVEIAISRYAQISALESEVADLAERFETRKRVDRAKGLLMTKMGLTEPESFRWIQKTSMDRRLTMREVADAVIEQVGGGA; translated from the coding sequence ATCCCGCAGGCCCGCGCGGCCGAGAAGGCCCCGGAGGTCGCCGCGAAGCCGGCCCGCCGCGCGGTCGTCGCGGAGGACGAGGCCCTCATCCGCATGGACGTCGTCGAGACGCTGCGCGAGGCGGGCTTCGACGTGGTCGGTGAGGCCGGGGACGGCGAGCAGGCCGTGGCCCTCGCCACGGAGCTCAAGCCCGACGTCGTGGTCATGGACGTCAAGATGCCGGTGCTCGACGGGATCTCCGCGGCCGAGCGCATCGCGAAGGCCCACCTCGCGCCGGTCGTGCTGCTCACCGCGTTCTCGCAGACCGAGCTCGTCGAGCGGGCGCGCGACGCCGGCGCGATGGCGTACGTGGTGAAGCCGTTCAGCCCGGCGGACCTGCTGCCGGCGGTCGAGATCGCGATCTCCCGCTACGCGCAGATCTCCGCGCTGGAGTCCGAGGTGGCCGACCTGGCCGAGCGCTTCGAGACCCGCAAGCGCGTGGACCGCGCCAAGGGCCTGCTCATGACGAAGATGGGCCTGACGGAGCCGGAGTCGTTCCGCTGGATCCAGAAGACCTCGATGGACCGCCGCCTCACGATGCGCGAGGTCGCCGACGCGGTCATCGAGCAGGTCGGCGGCGGCGCCTGA